Proteins encoded in a region of the Polyodon spathula isolate WHYD16114869_AA chromosome 9, ASM1765450v1, whole genome shotgun sequence genome:
- the LOC121321221 gene encoding olfactory receptor 10A3-like translates to MENASHVSSFTFIAFGDMGNNKYIYFAVTLIGYLFIISVNSCFILLIILQKSLHEPMYICLCNLFMNALLGTASFYPSFLYHLLSDTQVISYGFCYTQICVMYTYIMGEMTILTAMAYDRYVAIYLPLKYNTVMSCTKLYRLLLAVWIYPVVMVSFAFIFSVSVPLCGNQINKLYCHNWDVLKLSCVDTTVHNILGFLVYALFIPLFSFIVYSYIKILIVCHKSSKEHNRKALQTCLPHLISLISFYATVLSEIILSRLNPKNVSNIVRTITSLELLIVPPLLNPIIYCLILPEIRKRVVKTFRGKQIGPKVTIPNGTRH, encoded by the coding sequence ATGGAAAATGCATCCCATGTTTCATCGTTTACATTTATTGCATTTGGAGATATGggtaacaacaaatatatatattttgctgtcACTCTAATAGGGTATCTTTTTATAATTAGtgtaaattcatgttttattttattaataatactacagaAAAGCCTCCATGAACCAATGTACATCTgcctctgtaatttatttatgaatgcccTCTTAGGAACTGCTAGCTTCTATCCTTCATTTCTGTATCATCTTCTTTCAGACACCCAAGTCATTTCTTATGGATTTTGTTACACTCAAATATgtgttatgtatacatatatcatGGGTGAAATGACAATTCTAACAGCTATGGCCTATGACAGGTATGTGGCAATATACTtgccattaaaatacaacactgtcatgTCATGCACAAAACTGTACAGATTATTACTTGCAGTCTGGATCTATCCTGTTGTTATGGTGTCATTTGCATTCATCTTTTCTGTGTCAGTTCCTTTATGTGGAAACCAGATTAATAAATTGTACTGTCACAACTGGGATGTTTTGAAGCTATCTTGTGTAGACACGACTGTTCATAATATTTTGGGATTCTTGGTATATGCTTTATTTATTCCactcttttcttttattgtatactCTTACATTAAAATACTTATAGTATGCCATAAAAGCTCCAAAGAACACAACAGGAAAGCTTTGCAAACCTGTCttccacatttaatttcattaatcagCTTTTATGCTACTGTGTTATCAGAAATTATTCTAAGCCGATTAAACCCTAAGAATGTGTCAAACATTGTACGCACAATCACATCACTGGAACTTCTAATTGTTCCTCCTCTTTTGAACCCCATTATTTATTGCCTGATTCTGCCTGAGATCCGTAAAAGAGTTGTTAAAACATTTAGAGGAAAACAAATTGGTCCAAAAGTAACAATTCCAAATGGAACCAGGCACTAG
- the LOC121321220 gene encoding olfactory receptor 10A3-like — protein MENASHVSSFTLTAFGDMGNNKYIYFAITLIGYLFIISVNSCFILLIILQKSLHEPMYICLCNLFMNALLGTASFYPSFLYHLLSDTQVISYEFCYTQMCVMYTYIMGEMTILTAMAYDRYVAIYLPLKYNTVMTCTKLYKLLLAAWIYPVVMVSFAIIFSVSVPLCGNQINKLYCHNWDVLKLSCVDTTVNNIYGFLVYASFIPLFSFTVYSYIKILTVCHNSSKEHNRKALQTCLPHLISLISFYATVLTEMVQSRLNPKNVSNIVRTITSLELLIVPPLLNPIIYCLILPEIRKRVVKTFRGKQIGPKVTIPNATRH, from the coding sequence ATGGAAAACGCATCCCATGTTTCATCGTTTACACTTACAGCATTTGGAGATATGggtaacaacaaatatatatattttgctatcaCTCTAATAGGGTATCTTTTTATAATCagtgttaattcatgttttattttattaataatactacagaAAAGCCTCCATGAACCAATGTACATCTgcctctgtaatttatttatgaatgcccTCTTAGGAACTGCTAGCTTCTATCCTTCATTTCTGTATCATCTTCTTTCAGACACCCAAGTCATTTCTTATGAATTTTGTTACACTCAAATGTgtgttatgtatacatatatcatGGGTGAAATGACAATTCTAACAGCTATGGCCTATGACAGGTATGTAGCAATATACTtgccattaaaatacaacactgtcatgacatgtacaaaactgtacaaattaTTACTTGCAGCCTGGATCTATCCTGTTGTTATGGTGTCTTTTGCAATCATCTTTTCTGTGTCAGTTCCTTTATGTGGAAACCAGATTAATAAATTGTACTGTCACAACTGGGATGTTTTGAAGCTATCTTGTGTAGACACGACTGTTAATAATATTTATGGATTTTTGGTATATGCTTCATTTATTCCactcttttcttttactgtatactCTTACATTAAAATACTTACAGTATGCCATAACAGCTCCAAAGAACACAACAGGAAAGCTTTGCAAACCTGTCTTCCACATTTAATATCATTAATCAGCTTTTATGCTACTGTGTTAACAGAAATGGTTCAAAGCCGATTAAACCCTAAGAATGTGTCAAACATTGTACGCACAATCACATCACTGGAACTTTTAATTGTTCCTCCTCTTTTGAATCCCATTATTTATTGCCTGATTCTGCCTGAGATCCGTAAAAGAGTTGTGAAAACATTTAGAGGAAAACAAATTGGTCCTAAAGTAACAATTCCAAATGCAACCAGGCACTAg